The window ACGTGGTGCTTCCACAGCTCGTGCCCGCGCTCGCCGCGAGCGCTCTCCTCACGTTCGTCTTCACGTTCATGACGTTCCCCATCGTTCTCGGCCTGGGCGGTCTGCGGCTCGCCACCGTGGAGGTGTGGCTGTACGCGAGCGTGAACCAGCTCGACTACGAGACGGCGGCGGCGCTCGGCACGCTCGAAACCGCGTTCTCGCTGTTCTTCATGTACGTCTACCTCCGGTACGAGAGCCGGCGCGCGAGCAGCGGCACCGGGAAACCGCTCTCGCGCGAGCGGCTGCTCTCGGCCGGGTCGCTCCGCGACTGGCTCACTCGGGGCGGCGTCGGGGCGTACGGCGTCGTCGTGCTCGTGGTGTTCGTCCTCCCGCTCGCGAGCATGGTGCTGGCGAGCGTCGGCGGGCTCTCGGATCCGACGCTGGAGTGGTGGCGGATGCTCGTCGAACGACAGGCGGGGAGTCGAACGCAGCCGTCGGTGGCGGTGCGGAACTCCCTCCTGTTCGGCCTCGGCGCGCTCGCGCTCGCGCTGCCGATGGGCGTGGTCGTCGCGGCGTTCAGCACCCGGGGCGGCCGCCTCCGCAAACTCGGTGACACCGTCCTGATGGCTCCCATCGCCGTGTCCGGCGTCGTCGTCGGGTTCGGCCTGCTCCAGGGGCTCGTGTTCGGCGTCGAGATCGGCCCGTACCGGGTGAGCGTCGTCGGCCCCGCAGTGGTCGTGATGGCGCACGCCGTCGCCGGCTACCCCTTCGTCGTGCGGAACGTCGCGCCGATGCTCGAGCGCATCGACAGCCGGCTCGTGGAGGCCGCGCGCAGTCTGGGCGCGAACCGCGCCCGCGCGCTCTGGGACATAGAACTCCCCCTCGTCTGGCCGGGCGTCGTCGCGGGCGCCGCGTTCGCGTTCGCCATCAGCATCGGCGAGTTCGACTCCACCGTCATTCTCGCGGGCGAGAACGCGTACACGATGCCCGTCGCGCTCAAGCGATTCCTCGTGGATAAGACGGCCGGCCCGAGCATCGGCCCCGCGGCGGCGATGGGCACCGTCCTGCTCGTCGTGACTGCCCTGAGTTTCGTCGTCATCGACTACGTCGGCGGGCGCTATCGGCCGTAACTCCACGCGAAACGGGGAGGTCGCGGATGAAGGAGCGAGCGCGTCGCGGGCCGCGGAAGGGGGTGCGGGACGGGAGTGTGTGGCACATCCCACCAGACACGCCCAAACCCGACCTTCGTTTCCAGTGGAACGGGCGCGGTCAGGGTGCGACGCCGACGGTGAGGAGCGTGCCGAGTTTCCGGTAGCGTTCGACCATCTCCTCGCGCGTGTCGAACTCCTCCGTCGGGAACGCGGGGGCGTCCGGAATCTCGATGTCGCGGTCGGCGACGTTGTCCTGCTCCGCCACGAACAGTCCCGCCTCGCGGAACGCCTGCCGGTAGTCCTCGCGACTCCACCGCGTCATCTCGACGCTGATGGAGTCCTGCCACGCGTGCGAGTACGTGTTTTCCTCGTAGTAGTTCACCGCGCAGTAGAACGTCCCGCCCGGCCGCAGCACCCGCCGCACCTCCGAAAGCGTCTCCAGCGGGTCTGCCGAGTAGTAGAACGCCTCCATCGAGAACACGTGGTCGACGCTGTCCGTCTCGAACGGCAGACTCCCGAAGTCCCCGACCACGTACTCGACGCGGTCGTCGTCCGTGTAGCCGCGAGCGTTGCGCGCCATCTCCGGCGCGCCGTCCAGACCGTACGCTCGTCCGATGTCCCGCTGGCGGAGCGCGCGGAGCGCGTACCCGCTCCCCGTCCCGAGGTCGAGCACCGTGTCGCCCGCCTCGACCGGCATCCGCGCGAGCACGTGCTTCGCGGTGTGCCAGTGTCGATCCTCCATGCCCTTGTCGCGTCCAGACGCCGCCCACTCGTCGAACTCCGCGCGAACGCTCATACCACGAGAAGGGGGAGTGGGCAGGTATCGGTTGTGGTGTCGGCGGACTCGAACGACGTGAGAGTCCGCCGAACAAGCGAGCGGGGAGAAACGACCCGCGAGCAGAACACTCGAACGACGTGAGAGTCCGCCGAACACGCGAACGGGGAACGAAGTGACCCGCGAGCAGAACACTCGAACGACGTGAGAGTCCGCCGAACACGCGAACGGGGAACGAAGTGACCCGCGAGCAGAACACTCGAACGACGTGAGAGTCCGCCGAACACGCGAACGGGGAGAAACGACCCGCGAGCAGAAGAGCGGTCGTCGAAAGTGCCTTTGGGGTGGTGGTTCTGTGGCCGGTATGGTCGGGCGAGGGAAGCGGTACGCGCTCGCGGACACCGCCCAGCAGGTGGTGGGGGGGTTCCTGCTGGCGGGGCCGTTCGTGGTGACCGAGGAGGTGTGGGTGCTCGCGTCGGGCATGGGGTGGCAGCACGTGCTCGTGACGGTGCTCATCGTGTCCGGCATCGGGTACGGCGCGCTGTACAAGGCGGACGACGACCGCGACCCGGACCGGGAGGCGGAGGTCGCGGGGGTGCCGGTGCGCTTCCTGAGCCTCCTGCTCGTCGCGTTCGGGTCGGTGCTCGTGCTCGCGTTCGCGTTCGG is drawn from Salarchaeum sp. JOR-1 and contains these coding sequences:
- a CDS encoding iron ABC transporter permease, producing MDKRVGAPDSEQLAPAPARALLLGTGLATLLVLLVVFYYPVWTVFENAVLRDGYGVFSALTDPLAAVTPDVLLGVLSDPFFLGAAHTLFEAPLRVPGGAAAWAVEFLATARPALAARPPFVVLVHDAGTVDFGLFGFTAYQAVLSTVLSVLLGLPGAWVLARFEFPGRRTLKSLTILPFVLPSIMVVAGFVATFGQFGTVNNVLAWLGLGRVQMLYTLEIVLVAHAFYNAPLVTRMVGTAWENVNANAVETARSLGAGRLRSFTDVVLPQLVPALAASALLTFVFTFMTFPIVLGLGGLRLATVEVWLYASVNQLDYETAAALGTLETAFSLFFMYVYLRYESRRASSGTGKPLSRERLLSAGSLRDWLTRGGVGAYGVVVLVVFVLPLASMVLASVGGLSDPTLEWWRMLVERQAGSRTQPSVAVRNSLLFGLGALALALPMGVVVAAFSTRGGRLRKLGDTVLMAPIAVSGVVVGFGLLQGLVFGVEIGPYRVSVVGPAVVVMAHAVAGYPFVVRNVAPMLERIDSRLVEAARSLGANRARALWDIELPLVWPGVVAGAAFAFAISIGEFDSTVILAGENAYTMPVALKRFLVDKTAGPSIGPAAAMGTVLLVVTALSFVVIDYVGGRYRP
- a CDS encoding class I SAM-dependent methyltransferase codes for the protein MSVRAEFDEWAASGRDKGMEDRHWHTAKHVLARMPVEAGDTVLDLGTGSGYALRALRQRDIGRAYGLDGAPEMARNARGYTDDDRVEYVVGDFGSLPFETDSVDHVFSMEAFYYSADPLETLSEVRRVLRPGGTFYCAVNYYEENTYSHAWQDSISVEMTRWSREDYRQAFREAGLFVAEQDNVADRDIEIPDAPAFPTEEFDTREEMVERYRKLGTLLTVGVAP
- a CDS encoding DUF2391 family protein is translated as MVGRGKRYALADTAQQVVGGFLLAGPFVVTEEVWVLASGMGWQHVLVTVLIVSGIGYGALYKADDDRDPDREAEVAGVPVRFLSLLLVAFGSVLVLAFAFGAPSTFASAAGVPPEPVPLAVLTLKATCVGAIFAVVGAATADSVF